The Cetobacterium somerae sequence GTTGAAATTAAAGAATTAAATGGAATTGTTATTTCATCTGTCGTTCCAAATTTAATTGGAATATTTCAATTTCTAGGAAGAAAATACTTTAAAATTGAACCTATGATCATAGATTTAAATTTAAAACTTCCATTTTCTTTTGCTGAAAATCTTCAAATAAACGGTTTTGGTGCTGATAGAATTATTGATATTGCCCAAGCTATAATTGATTATCCAAAGAGAAACCTTGTTATATTCGATCTTGGAACTGCAACTACATATGAGGTTTTAAAAGATGGAGTTTATATTGGAGGTGGAATTTTACCTGGAATAGAGATGTCTATTAATGCCTTATTTGGAAATACTGCTAAGCTTCCTAAAGTTAAATTTAGCACTCCGGAAAGTGTTCTTGGTAGAAATACTGCTGAACAAATTCAAGCTGGAATTTTCTATGGATACGCTGGACAATTAAAAAATATTATACATGAAATAAAAAAAATTGTTCCTGATCCATATATTATAGCTACAGGAGGCCTAGGAAAAATTCTTTTTGCAGAGATTCAAGAAATCGATGAGTATTGTCCAGAATTAAGTATTAGAGGCTTATATACTCTTTATCAAATGAATAAATAATATTAACTAATGGGGGGATTTATGAAAAATATTATTTTTATTTTCATTATTTTATTTCAATCTATTTTTTCTAAAGAAATTTTAGTAAGTGGTGCAGCGTCTTTAAAAGAGTATTTAGAAAAAAATATTCAAGAATACAAAGCTATAGATCCTGAATTAACTATCTCTTTAAATTTAGGAGGTTCTGGAACTTTAAAAAGACAACTAGAACAGGGTGGAGATGTTGATATTATTTTTCTTGCTAACAGAGATTATATGATTGATTTAAAAAATAATAATTACATATTCAATGAAGAAGTTATTTTAGAAAACTCTTTAGTTTTAATAAAAAATAACAATACATCTTCAAATAACGGTGTTTTAGCTATTGGTGACCCTAAGTATGTTCCTGCTGGTCAATATGCAACTGAAGTTTTAAATAATCTTCCATTAAAAGATTACTCTTTAGTATACGGAAAAGATGTTAGAAGTGTACTTTCCTATGTTGAATTAGGAGAAGCTGATTTTGGTATAGTTTATTTAACTGATGCAAAGTTGCTAAAAAATTCTAAAGTTATTGAAGTTTTTCCAACAAATCTTCATAAACCAATTGAATATTCAATTGGTATTTCAAAAACAACTAAAAATAAAGAGGATGCTGAGAAATTTTTAAAATTTTTAAGAGGAAAAGGTTGGGAATGATTACACCTCTTAAGTTATCTTTAAGTATTGTTTTTTTATCTCTAATATTTAATTTACTTTTTAGTATTATACTTTATTTTTCCTTTAATAATAAAAATAATCTAAAAAAAATAATAGAATTTATAGTTACTTTACCTATTTTTTTACCCCCTTCTGTTATTGGATATATGTTGATTATTTTTTTAGGAAAAAATAGTTTTATTGGAAAAATTTTTTATAATCTTTTTAGCTTTAGATTTATATTCTCTTTTGAAGGAGCAGCTATTGCTGCAATAATAGTTTCTCTGCCTATAATATATCAAGGTGTTAAAGTTGGGTTTGATACTATTGACAAAGCTTATATAGAAACAGCACAATGCCTTGGGATTTCTAAATTAAATATGATTAAGTACGTTTACCTTCCACTAAGTTATCGAAAAGTTTTTTCTAGTGTTATCTTGGGAATTGGTCGAGCTTTTGGAGAATTTGGTGCAACTATTTTAATTGCCGGAAATATTCCTGGAAGAACACAAACTTTACCATTAGCTCTATACTCTGCTATTGAGTCTGGCAATTATTCCTCAGCTAATGAAGTTTTAATAATTTTATTATTTTTTAGTGGTTTATTTTTAATATTATATATTTTACTTACAAAAAAAGAGAGCTAAGTTTAGCTCTCTTTTCAATATTATACAGTTGTAATCTCTTTTTCTTTTAAAGCAAGAAGTTGATCAATTGTTTTAATTGTTGCATCTGTTAACTTTTGAACATCATCTTCAAATCTCTTTAAATCGTCCTCAGTTATTTCTCCTTCTTTCTCTAACTTTCTTAAGTTATTGTTCATATCTTTTCTGATATTTCTAACAGCAACTTTTCCATTTTCTGCTTCAGTCTTAGCAAATTTTACATACTCTTTTCTTCTATCAGCAGTTAACTCAGGTATCATTAATCTAATAACTTTTCCATCATTGTTTGGAGTTAATCCTAAGTTTGAAGTCATTATAGCCTTTTCAATTGTAGGTATAACTGATTTATCCCAAGGATCAATTACTAATAATCTAGCTTCTGGAGCTGATACAGTTCCAACTTGATTTAATGGCATTAATGATCCGTATTGCTCTATTTTTATTCCGTCTAACATTGAAACGTTAGCTCTACCTGCTCTTATTGATGCAAATTTATGCTTTGTAGATTCGATAGCTTTATTCATTTTATCTTTACAATCATTCATTATTACTTGTGCGCTCATTTTACCCTCCTAAAATTATCCGTTTATTACTGTTGTTCCTATTTTTTCACCAAGAACTACTCTTTTTATATTTCCCTCTGTTAATGAATCAAATACAACTATTGGTAACTTATTTTCTCTACATAAAGAGATTGCAGTTGCATCCATAACTTTTAAATCTTTATTTAAAACCTCTGTATAAGTAACATCTGTATATTTTTTTGCATCAGCAAACTTTACAGGATCCTTATCATAGATTCCATCAACTTTAGTTGCTTTTATTACAACATCTGCGTTAATCTCTATCGCTCTAAGTGCTGCTGCTGTATCAGTTGTGAAATAAGGGTTACCTGTTCCACCACCAAATATTACAACTCTACCCTTCTCTAAATGTCTTTGAGCCTTTCTTTTTATGAAAGGTTCAGCTACCTTTGGAATTTCGATTGCAGTTTGTACTCTTGTAGGTACTCCTAATAATTCAATTGCGTTTTGAAGAGCCAGTGAGTTTATAACTGTTGCTAACATACCCATGTGATCTCCAGTTACTCTGTCTATTCCTTGTTCAGTTCCAGATAATCCTCTAAATATATTACCACCACCGATAACTATTCCTACTTCTACTCCTAAGTCTGCTATCTCTTTTATTTGTTTAGCATATGAAGTTATTGTCTCTGAAGAGATTCCAAATTCTTGGTCTCCCATTAAAGCTTCTCCACTTAATTTTAATAGAATTCTATTATAAATTGGCTTCATCTCAAAACTCTCCTCTATTATCATATTTAGCTTAAAAAAAGGGGGTGCTAAGTCGCACCCCTATACTTTGTTGTATTACGCGTTAAGTTGAGCTGCAACCTCTGCTGCGAAATCTACTTCTTCTTTTTCGATTCCTTCTCCAACTTTGTATCTAGCGAAAGAAACTACTTTAATATCTCCTGCGTACTCTGCAACTGTCTCTTTATTTTCAGCTTTTACGAAAATTTGGTCAACTAAACAGCTCTCCTCATAGAACTTGTTCATTTTTCCAACTAAAATCTTTTCGATAATTTGAGCAGGTTTTCCTTCAGCTTCTAATTGCTTTCTAGAAATCTCTCTCTCTCTATCTAAATCATCTGTTGTTACAACTGATCTGTCAACATATTTAGGATCCATAGCTGCTACGTGCATTGCGATATCCTTAGCTTTAGTAATGTTAGCTTCTGTTGCTTCTCCAGTCATCTCAACGATAACTCCTAATTTTCCTCCTAAGTGGTTGTAAGTAGTTACAAACCCTTCAGTAGTTACTTTTTCAAATCTTCTTAGAGACATGTTCTCTCCGATTTTTGCGATTAAGTTAGTTATAGTTGTTTCAACTGTAACTCCATCAATCTCAGCAGCTTTTAAATCTTCAACAGTTTTGATCTCTGGTCTTAAAGCGATCTCTACCATTTTTGCTCCTAAAGCTTTGAACTCATCGTTTTTAGCAACGAAGTCTGTCTCAGAGTTAAACTCTAATACTACTGCTGTTTTGTTATCAGCAGAAACACCGTCAAATATTAATCCCTCTGCAGCTGTTCTTCCTGATTTCTTAGCAGCTTTAGCAATTCCTTTCTCTCTTAGTAAGTCTATCGCTTTTTCGATATCTCCGTTTGTTTCTCCTAATGCTTTTTTACAATCCATCATTCCAGCACCAGTTCTATCTCTTAGTTCTTTTACTAATTTTGCTGTAATCTCTGCCATTTTTTCCTCCTAAATTTTTAGAATTTCTACATATCTATATAGTACAAGGAATTGAGGGCTATGCCCTCAATTCCATTAAATTCAAGTATTTATTACTCAGCTGATCCTTCTTCAACAACGATTTCGTCGTTTGAAACTGCAGCGTTTTCTTTTCCTTGGTTTCCTTCGATGATAGCGTTAGCCATTACAGAAGCGATTAACTTTACTGATCTGATAGCGTCATCATTTGCTGGAATTGGGTAAGTTATTAAATCAGGATCTACGTTTGTATCGATCATAGCGAATACAGGGATTCCTAATTTAGCAGCTTCTACTACTGCTAAAGTTTCTTTCTTAACGTCTACTACGAATATAGCAGCTGGAACTTCTTTCATATCTTTAATTCCTGATAAGTTTTTAGAAAGTTTTACTAACTCTTTTCTGAAGTTAGAAGCCTCTTTTTTAGTGTATGCTGTATCTAATGTTCCATCAGCATCCATTCTTTCTAACTCTTTTAATCTCTCTACTCTAGTTTGGATAGTTTTGTAGTTTGTTAACATTCCACCTAACCATCTGTTGTTTACGTAGTACATTCCTGATCTCTCAGCTTGATCTTTTACAGCTTCTTGAGCTTGCTTTTTAGTTCCTACGAATAAAACTTTTCCACCGTTTGCTGCGATTTCTCTCATTACAGCATAAGCTTCCTCAATTTTCTTTAAAGATTTGTGTAAATCGATTACGTGGATTCCGTTTCTCTCAGTGAAGATGTACTTAGACATCTTTGGATTCCATCTCTTAGCTTGGTGTCCAAAGTGAACTCCAGCTTCAAGTAATTGTTTCATAGTAATTACTGCCATTTTTTAATTCCTCCTAATTTTGGTTATTTCTTCCACTGATCTCAAAAC is a genomic window containing:
- the frr gene encoding ribosome recycling factor, with amino-acid sequence MSAQVIMNDCKDKMNKAIESTKHKFASIRAGRANVSMLDGIKIEQYGSLMPLNQVGTVSAPEARLLVIDPWDKSVIPTIEKAIMTSNLGLTPNNDGKVIRLMIPELTADRRKEYVKFAKTEAENGKVAVRNIRKDMNNNLRKLEKEGEITEDDLKRFEDDVQKLTDATIKTIDQLLALKEKEITTV
- a CDS encoding type III pantothenate kinase, which gives rise to MLLAVDIGNTHIVTGLLNPKGEVLLSFRVSSNEKLTEDEYFSYLKNICDFNGVEIKELNGIVISSVVPNLIGIFQFLGRKYFKIEPMIIDLNLKLPFSFAENLQINGFGADRIIDIAQAIIDYPKRNLVIFDLGTATTYEVLKDGVYIGGGILPGIEMSINALFGNTAKLPKVKFSTPESVLGRNTAEQIQAGIFYGYAGQLKNIIHEIKKIVPDPYIIATGGLGKILFAEIQEIDEYCPELSIRGLYTLYQMNK
- a CDS encoding molybdate ABC transporter permease subunit; translated protein: MITPLKLSLSIVFLSLIFNLLFSIILYFSFNNKNNLKKIIEFIVTLPIFLPPSVIGYMLIIFLGKNSFIGKIFYNLFSFRFIFSFEGAAIAAIIVSLPIIYQGVKVGFDTIDKAYIETAQCLGISKLNMIKYVYLPLSYRKVFSSVILGIGRAFGEFGATILIAGNIPGRTQTLPLALYSAIESGNYSSANEVLIILLFFSGLFLILYILLTKKES
- the tsf gene encoding translation elongation factor Ts, producing the protein MAEITAKLVKELRDRTGAGMMDCKKALGETNGDIEKAIDLLREKGIAKAAKKSGRTAAEGLIFDGVSADNKTAVVLEFNSETDFVAKNDEFKALGAKMVEIALRPEIKTVEDLKAAEIDGVTVETTITNLIAKIGENMSLRRFEKVTTEGFVTTYNHLGGKLGVIVEMTGEATEANITKAKDIAMHVAAMDPKYVDRSVVTTDDLDREREISRKQLEAEGKPAQIIEKILVGKMNKFYEESCLVDQIFVKAENKETVAEYAGDIKVVSFARYKVGEGIEKEEVDFAAEVAAQLNA
- the modA gene encoding molybdate ABC transporter substrate-binding protein, encoding MKNIIFIFIILFQSIFSKEILVSGAASLKEYLEKNIQEYKAIDPELTISLNLGGSGTLKRQLEQGGDVDIIFLANRDYMIDLKNNNYIFNEEVILENSLVLIKNNNTSSNNGVLAIGDPKYVPAGQYATEVLNNLPLKDYSLVYGKDVRSVLSYVELGEADFGIVYLTDAKLLKNSKVIEVFPTNLHKPIEYSIGISKTTKNKEDAEKFLKFLRGKGWE
- the pyrH gene encoding UMP kinase; translated protein: MKPIYNRILLKLSGEALMGDQEFGISSETITSYAKQIKEIADLGVEVGIVIGGGNIFRGLSGTEQGIDRVTGDHMGMLATVINSLALQNAIELLGVPTRVQTAIEIPKVAEPFIKRKAQRHLEKGRVVIFGGGTGNPYFTTDTAAALRAIEINADVVIKATKVDGIYDKDPVKFADAKKYTDVTYTEVLNKDLKVMDATAISLCRENKLPIVVFDSLTEGNIKRVVLGEKIGTTVING
- the rpsB gene encoding 30S ribosomal protein S2; the encoded protein is MAVITMKQLLEAGVHFGHQAKRWNPKMSKYIFTERNGIHVIDLHKSLKKIEEAYAVMREIAANGGKVLFVGTKKQAQEAVKDQAERSGMYYVNNRWLGGMLTNYKTIQTRVERLKELERMDADGTLDTAYTKKEASNFRKELVKLSKNLSGIKDMKEVPAAIFVVDVKKETLAVVEAAKLGIPVFAMIDTNVDPDLITYPIPANDDAIRSVKLIASVMANAIIEGNQGKENAAVSNDEIVVEEGSAE